One segment of Mycolicibacterium neworleansense DNA contains the following:
- a CDS encoding ferric reductase-like transmembrane domain-containing protein codes for MSRITTSIRSSDAENDAPAGPSRFKSVLSGWPLTWFLIVAIAVGSTIAAWAVGGVNGANLGIRITARTSAILFLLAFTASSLYQLWPNDTTKWIRRNRRYLGVGFAGSHFVHAGFIVTTIVLNTQRFETRVVDPTPHGVFVLDFIAYGFIIAMTITSFDRVSKRMQYSTWKRLHLTGSYVIWFTFFIAYWRRGVTYTEFYGPFLMIVVAALIIRFIAKARRGAAKAGHTT; via the coding sequence ATGAGCCGCATTACCACCTCGATCAGGTCATCCGACGCCGAAAATGACGCACCCGCGGGCCCTTCCCGGTTCAAGTCCGTGCTGTCAGGGTGGCCGTTGACATGGTTCCTCATCGTGGCGATCGCCGTCGGCTCAACCATCGCGGCATGGGCGGTGGGCGGTGTCAACGGAGCCAACCTCGGCATCCGCATCACCGCCCGGACATCGGCGATACTGTTCTTGCTTGCCTTCACCGCGTCGTCGCTCTACCAATTGTGGCCGAACGACACCACCAAGTGGATCCGCCGCAACCGCCGCTATCTCGGCGTCGGGTTTGCCGGTTCCCATTTCGTCCACGCCGGATTCATCGTCACAACAATCGTTCTGAACACGCAACGGTTCGAGACCCGCGTCGTCGATCCCACCCCGCACGGCGTGTTCGTCCTGGATTTCATCGCCTACGGATTCATCATCGCGATGACCATCACCTCGTTCGACCGCGTCTCCAAACGCATGCAGTACTCGACGTGGAAGCGCCTGCACCTCACCGGCAGTTACGTCATCTGGTTCACCTTCTTCATCGCCTACTGGCGCCGAGGCGTCACCTACACCGAGTTCTACGGACCGTTCCTGATGATCGTGGTGGCCGCGCTGATCATCCGGTTCATCGCCAAGGCGAGGCGTGGTGCGGCCAAAGCCGGCCACACCACGTAA
- a CDS encoding D-alanyl-D-alanine carboxypeptidase family protein gives MATQRRLPTRALTRGLSTLAALAMLAGPTVLCMPAAAADPAPECPYKVTTPPAVDASEVPKPGETAPGPLPVPAKTIGGEALSGCGVITAANTPPVPNDVSAEAWLVADLDSGDVIAAKDPHGRHRPASIIKVLVATAALNELNLNKLVAGTQDDANSEGTRVGVGPGGRYTINDLLHGLLMHSGNDAAHALAMQLGGMDPALQKLNILAGKLGGRDTRAATPSGLDGPGMSTSAYDIGLFYRYAWQNPAFADIVATQSYDFPGRDGNPSYPVENDNKLLYNYPGAMGGKTGYTDDAGQTFVGAANRDGRRLVAVLMKGTRVPIAPWEQAARLLDYGFATPPGTKVGTLVDPDPSLVTPKADEPTEAQAASILPPADALPVRVGVAVVGAVIVFMLMMGARSLNRRTIR, from the coding sequence ATGGCTACCCAGCGAAGGCTCCCGACACGTGCGTTGACACGCGGGCTCTCGACACTCGCGGCCCTGGCGATGCTCGCCGGGCCGACCGTACTGTGCATGCCCGCGGCCGCCGCCGACCCGGCACCCGAATGCCCGTACAAGGTGACCACGCCCCCGGCAGTGGATGCCTCCGAAGTACCCAAGCCCGGCGAGACAGCGCCCGGACCGCTGCCGGTGCCCGCCAAGACGATTGGCGGCGAGGCGCTTTCAGGTTGCGGCGTGATCACCGCAGCGAACACGCCCCCGGTACCCAACGACGTCTCCGCAGAGGCCTGGCTGGTGGCCGATCTGGACAGCGGTGACGTCATCGCTGCCAAGGACCCACACGGACGGCACCGTCCGGCCAGCATCATCAAGGTGCTCGTGGCCACCGCCGCGCTCAACGAACTGAACCTCAACAAGTTGGTTGCCGGCACCCAGGACGATGCCAACTCCGAAGGCACCCGCGTCGGCGTCGGCCCCGGCGGTCGGTACACGATCAACGACCTGCTGCACGGCCTGCTGATGCACTCCGGGAACGACGCCGCACACGCGCTGGCCATGCAACTGGGCGGGATGGATCCGGCCCTGCAGAAGCTCAACATTCTGGCCGGCAAGCTAGGCGGCCGCGACACCCGTGCCGCCACCCCCTCGGGGCTCGACGGTCCGGGTATGAGCACCTCTGCCTACGACATCGGGCTGTTCTACCGCTATGCCTGGCAGAACCCGGCGTTCGCCGACATCGTGGCCACCCAGAGCTACGACTTCCCTGGCCGCGACGGCAATCCGTCGTATCCGGTGGAGAACGACAACAAACTGCTCTACAACTATCCCGGCGCGATGGGCGGCAAGACCGGATACACCGACGACGCCGGCCAGACCTTCGTCGGCGCCGCCAACCGCGACGGCCGGCGCCTCGTGGCGGTCCTGATGAAGGGCACCCGGGTGCCGATCGCACCGTGGGAGCAGGCGGCTCGCCTGCTGGACTACGGATTCGCCACTCCGCCGGGCACCAAGGTCGGAACTCTCGTCGACCCCGATCCGTCGTTGGTCACCCCTAAGGCCGATGAGCCGACCGAGGCTCAGGCGGCATCGATCCTGCCGCCGGCCGACGCGCTGCCGGTGCGGGTCGGCGTGGCAGTCGTCGGGGCGGTCATCGTTTTCATGCTCATGATGGGCGCGCGGTCACTGAATCGCCGCACCATTCGCTGA
- a CDS encoding glycosyltransferase, with protein sequence MTTIAIAAFGSRGDVTPYTGLARRLTDVGYDVIIAAQQPYRELISANGFEFRSLPGDTEQATKSSLAAQAFVDGGRMRPSGRLLDQMRSDMRELGAALVEAAADADLLLLPAVAATVGYHVAEGLGIPSAGVFLQPTAPTGDFPPSVLSAKSFGRWGNRAVGRIGAMGEKAYLPVINELRTNLGLATTSRTDYQRRRAATWPILHGFSEHVVPRPQDWPAHLHVTGYWWPSEFENWSPPRQLVDFLDAGPPPVYVGLGSTATARGPELSDTISKALRASRTRAVVQTGWAGLHCPGDDVLMVDELPHSWLFPRMAAVVHHGGAGTTASTLRAGVPSVPVTGIMDQPFWAKRLQLLGTAPVGLRRTALTVDALSAAITTVCADPAYRTRAQQLSHLLAREDGMDVASQRITEVLNRSQEVHHGK encoded by the coding sequence GTGACGACCATCGCCATCGCGGCGTTCGGCAGCCGGGGAGATGTCACCCCATACACGGGTCTGGCTCGGCGGCTGACCGATGTGGGCTATGACGTAATTATCGCGGCCCAGCAACCGTACCGGGAATTGATATCCGCCAATGGATTTGAGTTCCGATCATTACCCGGGGATACCGAACAAGCCACTAAGTCCTCATTGGCCGCACAGGCATTCGTCGACGGTGGCCGGATGCGGCCGTCTGGCCGATTGCTCGACCAGATGCGCTCCGATATGCGGGAGCTGGGCGCAGCTCTGGTCGAAGCGGCCGCAGATGCTGATCTGCTCCTGCTGCCGGCCGTCGCCGCCACAGTGGGCTACCACGTTGCGGAAGGACTCGGAATTCCCAGCGCAGGCGTGTTTCTACAGCCCACCGCGCCGACCGGCGATTTCCCGCCCTCGGTGCTCAGCGCAAAATCCTTCGGGCGCTGGGGCAACCGAGCCGTGGGCCGAATCGGGGCGATGGGTGAAAAGGCCTATCTGCCTGTGATCAACGAGCTTCGCACCAACCTCGGCCTGGCCACCACGTCTCGTACCGACTACCAACGCCGCCGCGCCGCCACCTGGCCCATCCTGCACGGCTTCAGCGAGCACGTCGTACCGCGCCCACAAGACTGGCCGGCGCATCTCCACGTCACCGGATATTGGTGGCCGTCGGAATTCGAGAACTGGTCTCCGCCACGTCAACTGGTGGACTTCCTGGACGCCGGTCCACCACCGGTCTACGTCGGCCTTGGTAGCACGGCAACGGCGCGGGGCCCTGAGCTGTCCGACACCATCAGCAAAGCGCTGCGCGCCAGTCGAACCCGGGCGGTGGTGCAGACGGGCTGGGCCGGGCTGCACTGCCCCGGCGACGACGTTCTGATGGTCGACGAACTTCCACACTCATGGCTGTTTCCTCGCATGGCGGCAGTGGTGCACCACGGCGGAGCGGGCACCACCGCGTCGACGCTGCGAGCCGGCGTTCCATCGGTGCCCGTCACCGGAATCATGGATCAACCTTTCTGGGCCAAGCGACTACAGCTTCTCGGTACCGCCCCCGTGGGGCTGCGACGGACCGCATTGACTGTCGACGCCTTGTCGGCCGCAATCACCACAGTGTGCGCCGATCCGGCCTATCGCACCCGGGCTCAGCAACTCTCGCACCTGCTGGCCCGAGAAGACGGAATGGACGTGGCGTCGCAGCGCATCACCGAAGTGCTCAATCGATCACAGGAGGTACACCATGGCAAGTGA
- a CDS encoding F0F1 ATP synthase subunit C translates to MASDALMGNALLAGAIVLAGGAIGAGIGDGLAGSQFIAGVARQPEAQARLYTPFFITVSLVEATFFINIAFMALFVFATPGG, encoded by the coding sequence ATGGCAAGTGACGCTCTGATGGGTAACGCCCTGCTGGCCGGGGCCATCGTGCTGGCCGGTGGGGCGATCGGTGCCGGGATCGGCGACGGACTCGCCGGCTCGCAGTTCATCGCCGGTGTAGCGCGTCAGCCGGAAGCTCAAGCACGGCTTTACACACCGTTTTTCATCACCGTCAGCCTTGTCGAAGCGACGTTCTTCATCAACATCGCGTTCATGGCACTGTTCGTCTTCGCCACCCCGGGCGGCTAG
- a CDS encoding TetR/AcrR family transcriptional regulator has protein sequence MRSDRTKTFTEQARRRQIVEGALEVIAEQGYPQASLARIAEHIGIAKSAVLYHFTSKSEVVEAVFTEIFARGAAVIVPAVNAETSAAAKLSAYIRANVTFVAANRSAAVAMLELISGYRDADGLRVDQSAAKAVQEHPPTGDLAALDPQSIFSAGVGNGEFRELSPTFMKNILRGALDSAAQEYARDPDYDVIGHGEALIEIFEKATAP, from the coding sequence ATGCGGTCAGATCGGACGAAGACGTTTACCGAGCAGGCCCGCCGCCGGCAGATTGTCGAGGGCGCGCTGGAGGTGATCGCCGAACAGGGCTATCCGCAGGCTTCCCTGGCGCGCATCGCCGAACACATCGGTATCGCGAAAAGCGCTGTGCTGTACCACTTCACCAGCAAGTCCGAAGTGGTCGAGGCGGTCTTCACCGAGATCTTCGCCCGTGGCGCCGCGGTGATCGTGCCAGCGGTCAACGCCGAAACCTCCGCGGCGGCAAAGCTGTCCGCCTACATCCGGGCCAACGTCACGTTCGTCGCGGCCAACCGATCGGCGGCCGTGGCGATGCTCGAACTCATCTCGGGTTACCGCGACGCAGACGGATTGCGGGTCGACCAGTCCGCGGCCAAAGCCGTCCAGGAGCATCCCCCGACCGGGGACCTGGCCGCGCTCGACCCGCAGAGCATCTTCTCCGCTGGCGTGGGCAACGGTGAGTTCCGGGAGCTGTCACCGACGTTCATGAAGAACATCCTGCGTGGCGCGCTCGACAGCGCCGCGCAAGAATACGCACGCGACCCCGACTACGACGTCATCGGCCACGGCGAAGCGCTCATCGAGATCTTCGAGAAGGCCACCGCACCGTGA
- the trpS gene encoding tryptophan--tRNA ligase, whose translation MSTGSKQVVFSGAQPTSDSLHLGNALGAVTHWAQLQDGYEAFFCVVDQHAITVPQDPETLRRRTLVTAAQYLALGIDPTRSTVFVQSHVPEHSQLAWVLGCFTGFGQASRMTQFKDKSQKQGADATTVGLFTYPVLMAADVLLYDTDLVPVGEDQRQHLELARDLAQRFNARFPDTFVVPEAMIPKATAKIYDLQDPSAKMSKSAATDAGLISLLDDPKATAKKIRSAVTDSEREIRFDQENKPGISNLLTIQSAVTGTEVDKLVEGYAGRGYGDLKKETAEAVVEFVTPIKTRVDELLDDPAELQSVLAAGAEHAREVAGKTLARVYDRIGFLQQTP comes from the coding sequence ATGAGTACCGGAAGCAAACAGGTCGTATTCTCGGGCGCCCAGCCCACCTCCGACTCCCTGCACCTCGGCAATGCGCTGGGTGCCGTCACGCACTGGGCGCAGTTGCAGGACGGTTACGAGGCGTTCTTCTGCGTCGTCGACCAGCACGCCATCACCGTGCCGCAGGATCCCGAGACGCTGCGCCGCCGCACGCTGGTGACGGCTGCGCAGTACCTGGCTTTGGGCATCGACCCGACGCGCAGCACCGTGTTCGTCCAGAGCCATGTCCCCGAGCACAGCCAATTGGCGTGGGTGCTCGGGTGTTTCACCGGTTTCGGTCAGGCTTCGCGGATGACCCAGTTCAAGGACAAGTCGCAGAAGCAGGGGGCCGACGCGACCACCGTGGGTCTGTTCACCTACCCGGTGCTGATGGCAGCCGACGTGCTGCTCTACGACACCGACCTGGTTCCGGTCGGGGAGGACCAGCGTCAGCACCTGGAGCTGGCCCGCGACCTGGCGCAGCGATTCAACGCCCGGTTCCCGGACACCTTCGTGGTGCCCGAGGCGATGATCCCCAAGGCCACCGCCAAGATCTACGACCTGCAGGATCCGTCCGCGAAGATGAGCAAATCGGCCGCTACCGATGCCGGGCTGATCAGCCTGCTCGACGATCCGAAGGCCACGGCCAAGAAGATCCGCTCGGCGGTAACCGACAGCGAGCGCGAGATCCGGTTCGACCAGGAGAACAAGCCGGGCATCTCGAACCTGCTGACCATCCAGTCCGCGGTGACCGGCACCGAGGTCGACAAGCTGGTCGAAGGCTATGCCGGCCGCGGCTATGGCGATCTCAAGAAGGAGACCGCTGAGGCGGTGGTGGAGTTCGTCACGCCCATCAAGACCCGTGTAGACGAACTGCTGGACGACCCGGCCGAACTGCAGTCGGTTCTGGCTGCCGGGGCGGAACACGCCCGCGAGGTCGCGGGGAAGACTCTCGCTCGGGTTTACGACAGGATAGGGTTTCTCCAGCAAACGCCATAA
- a CDS encoding DMT family transporter: MAWLILVISGVLEAVWATALSKTEGFTRLWPSVIFGVALILSMIGLAMAMRSLPPGTSYAIWVGIGAVLTVGFAMITGAESASVIKVVLMLGVVGCIVGLKAVSH; the protein is encoded by the coding sequence ATGGCATGGCTGATTCTCGTTATCTCCGGCGTCCTCGAAGCGGTCTGGGCGACCGCCCTGAGCAAGACCGAAGGTTTCACCCGGCTCTGGCCGTCGGTGATATTCGGTGTGGCGCTTATCTTGTCGATGATCGGGCTGGCCATGGCGATGCGCAGCCTGCCCCCTGGCACCAGCTACGCGATCTGGGTCGGCATCGGTGCGGTGCTGACCGTCGGTTTCGCGATGATAACCGGTGCCGAATCGGCTTCGGTGATCAAGGTGGTGCTGATGCTCGGCGTCGTCGGCTGCATCGTCGGCCTGAAGGCCGTCAGCCACTAG
- the yhjD gene encoding inner membrane protein YhjD, whose amino-acid sequence MDEPEKPGFLDRLRARFPWFDHVMRAQERYNDCNGNFYAAGITYFTIFALFPLLMVGFAAGGFLLSRRPDLLEEIEQRIRQAVSGDLGQQLVTLMDSAIASRGTVGVIGLATAAWAGLGWMANLREALSQMWEQHAESSFVGNKLSDLLALVSAFLAMVITIGLTVLGDPTLMRRVLRWIGLHDGALLGSGLRLVSIAVSVAISWLLFTWIISRLPREPVPFRRSIRGGLLAAVGFEIFKQVASIYLQSVLNGPAGATFGPVLGLMVFAYVTARLILFATAWAATSKESLAEAPVPPPDPAQIVTRVQVREGIGVFGALAAAAAGAIGALGLSRLLRR is encoded by the coding sequence GTGGACGAGCCCGAGAAGCCGGGATTCCTGGACCGGCTACGCGCCCGCTTTCCCTGGTTCGACCATGTGATGCGGGCGCAGGAGCGCTACAACGACTGCAACGGCAACTTCTATGCCGCCGGCATCACCTATTTCACGATCTTCGCTCTCTTCCCGTTGCTGATGGTCGGCTTCGCGGCGGGCGGTTTCCTGCTGTCGCGGCGTCCGGACCTGCTCGAGGAAATCGAGCAGCGGATCCGTCAGGCGGTGTCGGGTGATCTCGGCCAGCAACTTGTGACGCTGATGGACTCGGCCATCGCGTCGCGCGGCACCGTCGGCGTGATCGGCTTGGCCACCGCGGCGTGGGCCGGCCTGGGTTGGATGGCCAACCTGCGCGAGGCGCTGAGCCAGATGTGGGAGCAGCACGCCGAGTCCAGCTTCGTCGGCAACAAGCTCTCGGACCTGCTCGCCCTGGTGTCGGCGTTCCTGGCCATGGTGATCACCATCGGGCTCACGGTGCTCGGCGATCCGACGTTGATGCGAAGGGTGTTGCGCTGGATCGGCCTTCATGACGGCGCCTTGCTCGGAAGCGGGTTGCGCCTCGTATCGATCGCCGTATCGGTCGCGATCTCGTGGTTGTTGTTCACCTGGATCATCTCCCGATTGCCGCGCGAGCCGGTGCCGTTCCGCCGGTCGATCCGCGGCGGCCTCCTGGCGGCTGTCGGATTCGAGATCTTCAAACAGGTGGCGTCGATCTACCTGCAGTCCGTGCTCAACGGCCCAGCCGGGGCGACGTTCGGACCGGTGCTGGGTCTGATGGTGTTCGCCTATGTCACCGCGCGACTCATTCTGTTCGCGACGGCCTGGGCAGCGACATCCAAGGAGAGCCTGGCCGAGGCGCCGGTGCCACCACCGGACCCCGCGCAGATCGTCACCAGGGTGCAGGTCCGCGAGGGGATCGGGGTGTTCGGTGCATTGGCCGCCGCTGCTGCGGGAGCCATTGGCGCCCTCGGGCTTTCGCGGTTACTGCGGCGGTAG